The genomic region GGTGGGCTGCCGGGCGATGCGACTCCCTCTCTCCTGGAGGgacagcttcctgtctgagTGTTGAGCCCTGTTGGAGGCTGTGGACCTCGCCGGACCGCACCGGTAGCCGTTTGGAGGCGTCTGGCGGTTTGCGGCCACATTCATGGCAGCCACAAAGTCGGCCAGCTCGCTGGGGCTCTCTGAATCCAGCTCTGGCCTGCAGACGGCGTCTGCGCTCATGGCGGGTTTTGGGTTCTGGTTTGCTCACAGATGAACGCCACAGCCCggcagaagcagcagaggaTGCATCACTGAGCTGTGAGGCAGAGATGACAGCTAAATGATGTGTGAGAGGAATTCATTCGCACTTTGATTAGAGGTTTGGATTTCATCTTTCAGAATTTCTTTCAGAAGGAATTTGCAGATAATGAATAAAAACGACTAAAAACACAAGCGTCCTACTTCTCCTTCAAATAGCATTAAATGCCCCGAAAGCAGCATTTTGACGTGTTGTCATGGTGAATCTTTCCTTTTATATATAGCAGCGTTAGAAGCTGCATATTTCATGTCTTTTCTTAAACTTCCAAGTCTCTCTGCAGCCAGGCTGCCGCTGGAAACCAGAAAGGATTCAAACAACTGCTTCCTTATTTTGATTTAACAGATGGTAAAAGTCTCACttcaaaaacaatcaaaaacatTCAAGTCCTGATGAGACTCACTGCTGTCTAAAAAAAACTCTTCTTACGTAACAAAGCTGATGGAATAATAATAGCTTCACACTACAAACAATATTACTCTGACGACACGTATTGGAAATTATGCAAAACAATaaacatgttaaataaaaaaagtcttTATCTTATTTAAAGAAATCTTTACACTCATTTGACTCCGCTTTAACATACGTACAAGACATCAAATACAGAGTGAGATCTGAAATGAAGACTTCATATACAGTAGATTGTGGTCAGTTGTTTACAGTTGTCTACTCACACAGTGCCGGCAGCCTGTGTCGAGGGCTTCGGGTTAGGTCTGCATGTTGTCCTGCTGTTCTCAGCAGGGACGTCCTCTGTCTCTCACTGCAGCACTTCAGCTCTGCGCCGCCCGTCTTAAGGATTAACCCAAGCCACATATAGCGGCGTTATTCTGAGGAGAGCCTGCAGGGATCACCTGGAGAGAAGGCTGTGGGAGACACATGTTAAATAaaccaatgaataaataaatacataaataaaacatgcaagCCCAGACCAAGCCCACCGTTGCAAGAAACCCATGAGTTAGTTAACGCACAAGAAACTAACACCCTGAGAACTTGGTCTATTTACACAACGATTTACTTAGGCTCGGCAAACTATTAGTCTGATAACTTAGTCAGTGTTTGAGGTTGGTATTTTTGATGATCACTCTCGTAGcactcaaaaaaacaaacaaacaaaaaaagagctgCACCAATGAATAAGCAATGATCCTGAAAATATGAACagattatttttctatttggGCAACAACAATGAGAATGTCTTGTAAtattgttttctctttcttaatttttttaaattcttatttACACACGTAGGACTTTACACATAGCTAAGCTTTATAGCTGCATTCAGGGAAAACATGCACAAACCCAAAGTGCACCATAATCACACAACTGCTTAAAATATGTCAACGCGGTGTATATACAATAACATATGAAAACGAcattattaaattaaacactGTCTGTTATACACTACTGCGTCATGTCTGAGAATCATTTTCATTGGCTCTCAGTGCTTTCATTCTTTCTAATTTTAGAACGtgcatttgaaaatatttttttgtggccGTCTGTCTGATTGAACAACAGCGATGCTGCctcaagaaggttctgggttcaaatccacctttGGACCTgggacttttctgtgtggaaaTGTTCTTCCCCTGTCTGTGCGGGTTCCGTCCGGGTTCACATGCAGTAGAGGAGAAATTGACTTTGTGCGTGTGAACACGAGTGCGATCTGTTGATTGTCTTTCTGCCTGGGGACTCGTCCAGCCTGCTAAACAGGATAAATCCCTGCTGATATTTATGTTCCTTTTctatactttattgatcccgtTGGTAAGTTTCCCAAGGAAAATGTCTTCTCTGCATCAGACCCATCCAGTCGAGAAGGtcccattaagaccttattcgATTTTTATGgcaattatttcattgtttatGCTTTAAAGGTTTAGGAGCACAAACCAAAAAGTACAACCTTCAGACGCAAACCATGAACCTGATGCAGATAAACCGGATTCAGCTTATATGGTTTTTTTCTTGCTCGTTCTGATTCAACATATCAGATATTGATATCTTCAGTAAAAAGACACTTTAAAAATGTTAGAAAAAGTGTAAACAATATGCACAACAGTCAGCAGAACGTCATCATTAGTCATCCctgcagtttttattttgcaagCAGCCTCTTGAATGAGAAACGCATGCAGTTTTATTCCTATGGAAGAGCATGTCAGGACCAGCAGCAGCCTTAATAACACTGAAGCATGTGCTGCATCCACCGACGGTCCCAGTGCAGACACGTCAGCTCTGAAGAAATACCACAGCTCTCTTGATCTGCTCGTAGCTCACAAACATCACAATGTTCCAGGATCCAAGGCGAAGAAACGAGGGCATAAACCTAAATGTATAAGAAAAGAATGAATCAGGAAATGTCAAACGTCACATTGTGAATTAGATACGGACAGAACATACCCCTTATAAAAAGATGTGGGTCCCTCTTTAACCAGCATGGTTAAGGCACAGTTACTAGCACCACTGTACTGCCCGGGCACTGAATTCATGTAGCGTGTTTTTACCACATCCACTGGAGACGCTACAATGGTGGTGCAGAAACCTGCTGCAAACCCTGCTGTGAAGTGGCACGGCATGTTGTCTGTTTGGGAGAGAAATGCAGTCAGCAACGATAACCAGGAGCAATCGATGTCCAGTGTGACGCTTGCCTGTCATCAGCTGGTGCTTCAGAATGAGctccttgatgatgtcataggtCACCAACTCGGAGCAGTTCACAATGCAATTTCGGGCAATGTTTGGTAGACAACCTGAAATGAAAGACCATTCGACATTTTAAAACCTTAAAGgagcacaggaaaaaaaaaagtcaaccaAAGACATTGTTTTTCAGTTCTTCTGAAGAAGaacagaactgaagaagcctcttaggggggtacaccctggacaagccgccagttcatctcagggacacacagacagacaatcattcacacctatggacaattttagcataaccaattcacctaagctgcatggtTTTGGTGGCGGGTGGAAGGCGGAGATCCCTAAATCGTTAGGCAAAAGGCAATGTCAAAAATCAGGCAACAAGACCATGGCGTGAGAAAAAGGCTGGAACGTGACTCTGAGGTCCAACGAACtgactgaagacagagggagggcgAAGAAGGCCGGGGGACGAAGGGAacgaggtcagacacagaacacaggaaataatgcaacacattaTGAGCATAACacaagcaaaaacacaaacaagacaGATTGAGGTAGtatcaaaaatatttcactgcTAAAAGACAGTATTAACTGAAATATTTGTTTCCTCTGTGAGATTATTCATCACGATTTATTGTGGAGTACCTAACGTGTGGTTGGTGTGTGCGCACGCTACTGTCGGCTGGAGATCTGGATAGCTGTGTGctcatcaataaaacattttggctGATGGGACTTGATGGGTTTCAATAAAACTGGATACAACGCCACACgacacaaatacaaaaatcacCTGGATTGTTGTCTGagttacatatatatattaatcaaAGTAACATGTAGATGTAGAACACCACTGTCGTCCGTTCACCTTTCCATAGTCCTCTGACGCCCTCGTCCCTGGCTATGGTCCTGTAGGCATCAAACGTGCTTCTGTACCTCTTCACAGACTCGCCCTGAGGCCGGCGGACCTGAGCCTGAAACCTCACCTTCACAACGTCAGTGGGCTGAGCAAAGGACACCGCCATCGCTCCCGTGGTGCAGCCCGCCAGCAGCCGCGTTCCAATTCCTACATCTGTGGCAAAACAATAAACACCAGAAATAATCTGTGTTTCTTCCCGTGCTAGAGGAAACGCATGACAAATGTTCAGGGTCAGGGTTTCAGTGGCCTAAAAACAATGCAACAAGCAGGAGATACTTTTTTAGGACAGCGAGGCTTTTACAGAAACACAATAATTGCATCTTTGACTGTGTTATGTGCTTTGACAATTATCATTGAGATTAAGTCATAGCAGCGGGGGCAGTACTGATAATGATGATGGTCAATGTGAAGCATGGTGTTGCTCTAGTTGTCCTTTGAACATCAGTTAGGCCCCCACCCTCAAACACTGATATGTTCTGAACAAGGACTTTATCTTTTGCTGAATATGCCTGGagcttatttgtttttttaggagAAACCAGTTCAGGTGTTTTGGATCTTTGTATATTCAGCAGAACTAAACCGGTCTGTTTCGCAGCTACGTGAACATAATTCTTTCAGTTATTTTTGACAAATGGCAATAAATTGCTGCTGATTAACCGATTGGTCAATCAGGAAATTAATCTGGCACTATTTCAATAAGTGTTGTGATTTTTAAATTCCCTGTTTGAAATAgtctaaattaaaaaaaatcttccaatCAAAGGGGAatcttttttcttgtcttttattgtgTTGATCCAAATTTAAATGGTTtctgttgttttatatttaaatcagGTAACTGAGCAGATCTGCAGAATATTCCTTACTCAAAATAATCATGAGCTCAAGTCCTAATGATCCTACTGAACGGTAAATATGCTCAGCAGTGGGAACATTATACCATGTTTGTATATAGATGAATATGATAAATTACATTCTAACTAAATATTGACACGAGTGTGTCATTTCATCACGTACCGTCAGCCCCCCTGCTGTAGAGCTGCTTCATGGTGTCATACAGGCCGATGCGGACTGAGGCGAAGCACATCTGTCTGTGCAGCCCTGCCACCAGCCCACTGTACAGACTCCTCGGGCCCTCAGTCTTCACCATGGTGAAGATCGTCCCAAACACACCTCTGTATCTCGTTCCATCCAAAGGTTTGGATTCACCTTGAATCTAAAGATGCATAAAGGCAAAACACGTGTTTTAAAACATAATGCTTCTCAACAGTGTGAAAAACTGAAGATTTgacttataataaaataaaaaatcagccCCTGAAGCTATTTGTGTCTATTTTTAAgcttcattttctttgtcacaAGTGTCAGATTTCTGGATAGTAATGCAGCAACCTCCAACTGAACCTTCAGAGTCAGCGCCGGGGTTGTTCCCTGTTGAGGAATGCTACAAACGGTAATGCACTGCCGTCACCCAACCCATGTCTAGTTCCGGGTTTCACTCTACATAAACTACGCACGGTGAGTTGTAATGTGTTCCTACACATTAAAGTCAAGTGCaggtgaaatgtgtttttatacacaAGGTTACATCCTCTCATTATTCAATAAGCTTTGGTGATGGTAAATTAGTTTTAGTTATTAACCATtcgattttatttctttttttttacattagtcAAATATGCTTATTGGGTTATAAAAGCTCTACAATAAATTGGTGGCTAATCACGTCCAGTCAGCTGCGATGGGCTCCGGCTCGCCGGGACCTCACACAGGATAAAGGTTTacggaaatgaatgaatgaaacagatGCCTCAGCTAATGCTTAATAACAATGTCATGAGAGGATGTTCCGTTTCATTAGTTGCGATGGAAGCTCATGAAACTTTCCAGTAGATCCTCCTCACCTGCAGTCTGACTTTGGCTGTGTCCAGTGGGAACGTGACCAGGTCAGCTACACATCCAGCTGTTCCAGCTGAGAAGACCTTGACAGCAGCCGACGGCTCCAGACCTGCAGTTCTTCCATCAACCATGATCAGGAACTGAGGATGAACAAGGCGCTCCCAGCGAAAACACAGGCACCATTAATTATACAGGCTTCTGATCCCTGCCTGTATATAAAGGTTAATGGTTACAATTGTAATAGCTGAGCAAACTATTTAAGCATCCCTTCCTGACACATCCAGCCGAACTCAAAGTTCAGGTactgtagaaaaacaaacattgagtCTTTTAAAAGTCAAGTCCTCTTGTGCCATTGTCTATAGAAAAACCACTAAAGATCGGTGCTATTGTTGCAGCTGCGAGCGAGAGGTAAAACGTTGATCCTGTAGAGTAGCTGCTGCAGCGTCACATAaacaggctccgcctccccctACATAGCTGCTGACTTGTGCGGAGGAAGCTGCAGGGCATTGCACGAGAACCAGACAGCACATGCCAGGAAGTCTTTCACGGCTCGCACTTCACCTCCTTTCAACTCCACATCCAGAAGCGCATCTCAGAACGGTGCTTACAATCCGTCCCCTCCTGAGATATAGTGCTGAATAAACttttaaatataaaagcaaATCATCCTAAAGTCCAGCAGACGTTTTTATATATCAGAACTTGAGGACACGCCTTCAAAGCAATTCTAGGATATTGCGTTCAGGTGGAGGAAGAACGTTACAAATGGCCATCCGATGTTAAAAAtagtaaatatttattcataaagACACAAAATGACTTTTTTACAAATTAGTCTGGAGCCACTGGACAGTAAACTGAAGTTCTATTCTATTGTAAACTATGAATTTTCATCCACGTGACCAGCGAATATTTTCGCTATCCTCTCGGTCTCCTTCCTCAGGGACGCCGGTGACATGCTGCGACGCCGTCGAGGGCCTCTGTGACGATCTGGGGCGCTTCGCTCCTGAAGagattcaaacaaaaacacaccagcGGTGAGTAGCAGCCTGATAAAATCATTCTCTAATGCAGCCCCGAAGCAGGTTAAACAGGATGGAGCCCAAACCGGTTCTTCCTGGCGCTCCCTAACCCTCCTGCTACACCTACACTTACGAGATGGGCCCGTGTCACTGTagtaaaaaaaacctgcttcGACACACAGTGTCGGAGTCCCGATACGTCACCATGAAACACCGGAAGTGACGTGATCGATTCGAATCTTCATTTGTTGTAAGGAGACGCAAAATGTCTCCGTCCTTCATAGCGTCACGGTTCATCTTCACTGGAACCAGAAGAACTTCAATGATGGAGAATGTACGCTGTGACGTACAAATTGTTTCTCTTGATGAATTACTCTGGGTTTGTGTTTCCTCAAGATACACGAGATATTAAGTTTGATCttaaaaccatccatccatccatagtATTCCGCTTTGCagcgggagttgctggagccaaaccagcttgctgtgggcgagaggcaggggacaccccaaatgtgtcgccagtgcatcgccgGGCCGTGCAAAGTCTTCCTTTCTTATTTCTACGTTTTGTTGCTAATAGAATTTCACTCTGGGATCAATacaagtattctgattctgatgatcCCCTTACACTGCCACCTCATGGTGGGCGGGAGATTGAGTGCCCGGATGATGCCAGGAGTTTACGCTCCTGGTAGCGTCTCCCGTGGCAAACAGACCAAGAGCAGTTCAAAAAAACCCACGAAAGAATTAAGAGCAACGACCGCAACGTCGGCCTGTTTGACGCGGCGGGGCGGCAACTTAGAACGATTAAAACTAATCAAGCTAATTTACCACCTTCTTTCTCACAGTGTAAAGCTAAACGTTGAACACAATAAGCTGGAACAAATGTTGACACTGTAATATAAACCATGACGCCGCCAGTGAACCCAAAATAGAATGTATTCAAAATGCCTgtcagatgagagagagagagagagagagaccctgaGACTGAGTAACAAATACTCACCCGATTAGCGGTTGACTGGGAGAAGCAGGGAGATAATCGTATTGCTCTCATAGTTTCCTCCAGTTGgtgagaggggaggaagaaatTCGGGATATCCACAGGCGCAGAGCTTCATATATGAATGTTAAGAGTAAATACATAGAGTACATCAGAGAGCTTCTAAAATGAACACGTACTGTTACTGGTACAAACTATTGGCACGACAacagagaggaaacagaaacaatATGCAAAGACCAATGCTGCCTATTTAAGAAGCACCTTTTGGGAACATTGCGCTTCATGAAAGAAACTTGTACGGTACCATATTTTATTGCATAGAATACGTGCAGTAATTCCTCATCATGTTACTGCTGGTAAAAACTGACAGAAAAGATGCTAGCAACTAGTTAGCCCAGTATAATAGCGCTGAGCTAAACTGAGCCGTGTGCTACGATACTTTATACAGAGAAGGGTTTCTATCAATTAGCTGAACTAGAATCGACCGTCAATGTCAC from Brachionichthys hirsutus isolate HB-005 chromosome 11, CSIRO-AGI_Bhir_v1, whole genome shotgun sequence harbors:
- the LOC137901177 gene encoding dicarboxylate carrier UCP2-like — translated: MVDGRTAGLEPSAAVKVFSAGTAGCVADLVTFPLDTAKVRLQIQGESKPLDGTRYRGVFGTIFTMVKTEGPRSLYSGLVAGLHRQMCFASVRIGLYDTMKQLYSRGADDVGIGTRLLAGCTTGAMAVSFAQPTDVVKVRFQAQVRRPQGESVKRYRSTFDAYRTIARDEGVRGLWKGCLPNIARNCIVNCSELVTYDIIKELILKHQLMTDNMPCHFTAGFAAGFCTTIVASPVDVVKTRYMNSVPGQYSGASNCALTMLVKEGPTSFYKGFMPSFLRLGSWNIVMFVSYEQIKRAVVFLQS